The following DNA comes from Cellulophaga sp. HaHa_2_95.
CTTAACAACAAAGTTTAAAGGTAGGGTAATAGACGTTTGTCAAGCAAAAGGGTGTTGGATGAATGTTACCTTGGATAATGGAACACAGGCAATGGTGAAATTTAAAGATTATGGGTTTTTTATGCCGAAAGATATTGCGGGTAAAGAAGTGATTGTTAACGGACTTGCATTTATAGAGCAAATGTCTGTAGAGGAACAAAGGCATTATGCGGAAGATGGAGGTGAATCAGAAGCGGCAATCGCATCAATTGTAGCGCCTAAAAAAACATTTAGATTTGAAGCAGACGGTGTTTTAATAATTCAATAATTTGGAACGTAAAATTATAACAACATCTGACGGTTCTACAACTATTCAGATTGTAGATTGGAATGAACAATACCATTCTATACACGGCGCCATACAAGAGGCTTATCATGTATTTATAAAAAAAGGACTGTCCTTATATAAGGATAGAGCCATAGCTATATTAGAAATAGGTTTTGGAACGGGCTTAAATGCCTTAATTACGTATATTGAAGCACAAAATTTTAATTTAAAGATAGATTACACAGGGGTAGAAGCATATCCTGTTAGCCCGGAAGAGATCAAACAACTCAATTATATAGCACAACTAGAGGCTCAGAAATTTGAAGGAGAGTTTGATACAATGCATACCTCTGAATGGGAAAAGACTGTTGAGATATCTTCAACGTTTTCATTGCTAAAGCAACAAAAAGATTTTATGCAGATTACCGATAAGGCTGCTTATGATTTGATTTATTTTGATGCTTTTGGGGCACGTGTTCAGCCAGAACTATG
Coding sequences within:
- the mnmD gene encoding tRNA (5-methylaminomethyl-2-thiouridine)(34)-methyltransferase MnmD; the protein is MERKIITTSDGSTTIQIVDWNEQYHSIHGAIQEAYHVFIKKGLSLYKDRAIAILEIGFGTGLNALITYIEAQNFNLKIDYTGVEAYPVSPEEIKQLNYIAQLEAQKFEGEFDTMHTSEWEKTVEISSTFSLLKQQKDFMQITDKAAYDLIYFDAFGARVQPELWTEEIFKIMYAALNINGVLVTYAAKGSVRRAMLAVGFEVERLDGPPGKREMLRATKK
- a CDS encoding DUF4920 domain-containing protein, with amino-acid sequence MKGINILLVIIVCFMSCKGQNKQSATQQSSENSAHYSSFGEEISEDNALAASEMTLKYENLVVSDTLTTKFKGRVIDVCQAKGCWMNVTLDNGTQAMVKFKDYGFFMPKDIAGKEVIVNGLAFIEQMSVEEQRHYAEDGGESEAAIASIVAPKKTFRFEADGVLIIQ